The Kaustia mangrovi genome has a segment encoding these proteins:
- a CDS encoding pilus assembly protein N-terminal domain-containing protein: MTTGSVGACRRALYPVGLFVLALLVLCAGAGVDAARAERLVVEVGKGLQLRGTEETESLFVADSDIADLSASPGEAQFVYGKKAGETTVIGVDVAGKTLFRYDVIVIHNLDEMRRMLSQRFQGARISIQSARGSIYARGIVPDERTYDAVIESLRSNIPDSVLIEEIAVAESPTIKLDVTFMEVSREQLETYGINWSVLVSSRDGDTSVNVGAWVKLLVDNGVGTVLSETTLTTVNRRKASFMVGEEVAVPGYAADNDLGRMNYGVEYKFVGLTVDFTPELLAGGEVSLEVASEVSSLGDKARFISGNRVPNVASRKLETSVELSSGQSYILAGLSRLDTTASGSKPRDQWGVAGEVVRSLLGHDDIRSRQRDLIVVVTPHFGESQRPDVAEVVDLQQTNLEYILSVEGRKKRGHAVPVDLHGSPGFLY; this comes from the coding sequence ATGACGACAGGATCGGTCGGAGCTTGCAGGCGCGCGCTGTATCCGGTGGGCTTGTTCGTGCTCGCCCTCCTCGTGCTGTGCGCCGGGGCGGGGGTGGACGCTGCGCGCGCGGAGCGGCTGGTGGTCGAGGTCGGCAAGGGGCTGCAACTGCGCGGCACGGAGGAGACGGAGAGCCTCTTCGTCGCCGATTCCGATATCGCCGATCTCAGCGCCTCGCCGGGCGAGGCGCAGTTCGTCTACGGCAAGAAGGCGGGCGAGACCACCGTGATCGGCGTCGATGTCGCGGGCAAGACCCTGTTCCGCTACGACGTGATCGTGATCCACAATCTCGACGAGATGCGGCGCATGCTGTCCCAGCGGTTTCAGGGCGCGCGCATCTCCATCCAGTCGGCCCGCGGCAGCATCTATGCACGCGGCATCGTGCCCGACGAGCGTACCTACGACGCGGTGATCGAGAGCCTGAGGAGCAATATCCCCGACAGCGTGCTGATCGAGGAGATCGCGGTTGCGGAAAGCCCGACCATCAAGCTCGACGTGACGTTCATGGAGGTCTCGCGCGAACAGCTGGAGACCTACGGCATCAATTGGTCGGTGCTCGTGAGCTCCAGGGACGGCGATACCTCCGTCAATGTCGGCGCCTGGGTGAAACTCCTGGTCGATAACGGCGTCGGCACGGTGCTGTCGGAGACGACGCTCACGACCGTCAACCGCAGGAAGGCCTCCTTCATGGTCGGCGAGGAGGTCGCCGTGCCGGGCTATGCCGCCGACAACGATCTGGGGCGCATGAATTACGGTGTGGAGTACAAGTTCGTCGGCCTCACGGTCGACTTCACGCCGGAGCTGCTCGCCGGCGGCGAGGTGAGCCTGGAGGTCGCGTCGGAGGTGTCCAGCCTGGGCGACAAGGCCCGGTTCATCAGCGGCAACCGGGTTCCCAATGTCGCCTCGCGCAAGCTGGAGACCAGCGTGGAGCTGTCCAGCGGCCAGAGCTACATCCTCGCCGGCCTGTCGCGGCTCGACACCACCGCCTCAGGCTCCAAGCCGCGCGACCAGTGGGGCGTGGCCGGAGAGGTCGTGCGGTCGCTTCTCGGCCATGACGACATCCGCAGCCGCCAGCGCGACCTGATCGTCGTCGTCACGCCCCATTTCGGGGAGTCGCAGCGGCCGGACGTCGCGGAGGTCGTGGATCTCCAGCAGACCAATCTCGAATACATCCTTTCGGTGGAAGGCCGGAAGAAGCGCGGGCATGCCGTCCCTGTGGACCTGCACGGCTCGCCGGGCTTCCTCTATTGA
- a CDS encoding flagellar biosynthesis protein FlhA has translation MTLSRLTAIAAQQKDIFLVAVFGLVLLMVILPLPTMAMDVMITLNISASIIIILMSLQMHNPVQFSTFPPILLVTTLFRLAISISTTRLILIEGDAGRIVETFGQVAVGGNLVVGLVIFLIITVVQFLVITKGADRVAEVGARFTLDGMPGKQMSVDADVRAGNMDQVDARAARQGLEREAKLFGAMDGAMKFVKGDAIAGLVITAINLLGGVAIGMFQRGLGFGEALNLYALLTVGDGLVAQIPALLISVAAGNMVTRVSSPKGMDLGTEITQQIAANHRTIITAGVVIALFGFVPGFPTVIFLAVGAAMAGGVAWTMRRQYRDVLKAHKDWRHRMAALQQEYADLEMRTGMKEALRLVLPREIFKLDVMSFCVAFDSIRDDMMQEYGLPGRHWRLEVDEDSEYDYRIYINQELADSGQFRMDSLFVKVNASYLDALGIPHIAGFGHRQGALVSAEYEDRLAEENIAFWPAMEQLLMHVKRVVVERLDILASFQNTAVILGEVQASNPALVGDLREAASNNQIAGVLRHLLGERIPVTSRVRILEAILKWSQRRPDPAYLVQKVRIEIADFITKRFADNGFLPVIVVSPTIESFMREGVRNTEEGNYLVLEPSVSAHIVRQARQICGEDFRRGRDPVLIMQQDVRYAMHNVLHEHGIYLPVLAYQEVTPETVIYPVGFLTADPAEGAQA, from the coding sequence ATGACTCTCTCCAGACTGACCGCTATCGCGGCGCAGCAGAAGGACATCTTTCTGGTTGCCGTCTTCGGGCTGGTCCTGCTGATGGTGATCCTGCCGCTGCCGACCATGGCCATGGACGTGATGATCACGCTGAATATCAGCGCCTCGATCATCATCATCCTGATGTCGCTGCAGATGCACAATCCCGTGCAGTTCTCCACCTTTCCACCGATCCTTCTGGTGACAACGCTGTTCCGGCTGGCGATCTCGATCTCCACGACGCGGCTGATCCTCATCGAGGGCGATGCCGGGCGCATCGTGGAGACCTTCGGCCAGGTCGCCGTCGGCGGCAATCTGGTGGTCGGATTGGTGATCTTCCTCATCATCACCGTGGTGCAGTTCCTGGTCATCACCAAGGGCGCGGACCGGGTCGCGGAGGTCGGCGCGCGCTTCACGCTCGACGGCATGCCGGGCAAGCAGATGAGCGTGGACGCGGATGTGCGCGCGGGCAATATGGACCAGGTCGACGCCCGGGCTGCGCGGCAGGGGCTGGAGCGGGAGGCCAAGCTCTTCGGCGCCATGGACGGCGCGATGAAGTTCGTCAAGGGCGACGCCATCGCCGGCCTCGTCATCACCGCGATCAACCTTCTGGGCGGTGTCGCCATCGGCATGTTCCAGAGGGGGCTGGGGTTCGGCGAGGCGCTCAACCTCTATGCGCTGCTGACCGTCGGCGACGGGCTGGTGGCGCAGATCCCGGCGCTCCTGATCTCGGTGGCCGCGGGCAACATGGTCACCCGTGTCTCCAGCCCCAAGGGCATGGATCTCGGGACCGAGATCACCCAGCAGATCGCCGCCAACCACCGCACGATCATCACCGCCGGCGTGGTCATCGCCCTGTTCGGCTTCGTGCCGGGCTTTCCCACCGTGATCTTCCTCGCCGTCGGGGCGGCCATGGCCGGCGGTGTCGCCTGGACCATGCGCCGGCAATATCGCGATGTCCTCAAGGCGCACAAGGACTGGCGCCACCGCATGGCGGCGCTTCAGCAGGAGTATGCGGATCTGGAGATGCGCACCGGCATGAAGGAGGCGCTGCGGCTGGTCCTGCCAAGGGAGATCTTCAAGCTCGACGTGATGTCGTTCTGCGTGGCCTTCGACTCGATCCGCGACGACATGATGCAGGAATACGGCCTGCCCGGCAGGCACTGGCGGCTCGAGGTCGACGAGGACAGCGAATACGACTACCGCATCTATATCAATCAGGAGCTCGCCGACAGCGGCCAGTTCCGGATGGACAGCCTGTTCGTCAAGGTCAATGCCAGCTATCTCGACGCGCTCGGTATTCCCCATATTGCGGGCTTCGGACACCGGCAGGGCGCGCTGGTCTCCGCGGAATACGAGGACAGGCTGGCGGAGGAGAACATCGCGTTCTGGCCCGCCATGGAGCAGCTCCTCATGCATGTGAAGCGGGTGGTGGTCGAACGGCTCGACATTCTGGCGAGCTTCCAGAACACCGCCGTGATCCTCGGCGAGGTGCAGGCCAGCAATCCCGCGCTCGTCGGCGATCTGCGCGAGGCCGCCTCGAACAACCAGATCGCGGGCGTGCTGCGCCACCTGCTGGGCGAGCGGATTCCGGTGACGAGCCGGGTGCGCATCCTGGAGGCCATCCTGAAATGGTCGCAGCGCAGGCCCGATCCCGCCTATCTCGTGCAGAAGGTGCGCATCGAGATCGCCGATTTCATCACGAAGCGCTTCGCCGACAACGGGTTCCTGCCGGTCATCGTGGTCTCGCCGACGATCGAGTCCTTCATGCGCGAAGGCGTCCGGAACACCGAGGAAGGCAACTATCTCGTGCTCGAACCCTCAGTGTCCGCGCATATCGTCAGACAGGCGCGCCAGATCTGCGGAGAGGATTTCCGCCGCGGGCGCGATCCCGTCCTGATCATGCAGCAGGATGTCCGCTATGCGATGCACAACGTCCTCCACGAGCACGGCATCTACCTGCCGGTCCTGGCCTATCAGGAGGTCACGCCGGAAACGGTGATCTATCCGGTCGGCTTCCTCACCGCCGACCCGGCGGAGGGCGCTCAGGCCTGA
- a CDS encoding LysR family transcriptional regulator → MWVFICAVEAGNFTEGARRANISQPAAVSIIGEIEDTVGEPLFERSGKTRRARLTPRGDEVYETFVRTLAVYERALDTICAGKQKRRAQKILIQSPYVASVSALWLRKMTDRQADTPLSIRSAGWREIVSAIESRDECMALIDGDVRPKNSEYIAIGNVETVFVIPETSSYFNADLDEMPWEDVPADTLVYSDICPSALERTYRTLRRAQNCSNAFIEVNCASILKNFCQKTGLPAIGPRNLVDFFGDGLRVRSVPFAYSKPFVPVGLSVPHGNQMRTKVAGRNIENVFENHFYV, encoded by the coding sequence ATGTGGGTTTTTATCTGTGCGGTCGAGGCCGGAAACTTCACGGAAGGCGCCCGTCGGGCCAATATTTCACAGCCTGCGGCCGTCAGTATTATCGGGGAAATCGAGGACACGGTGGGCGAGCCGCTGTTCGAGCGCTCCGGCAAGACCCGCCGGGCCAGGCTGACGCCGCGCGGCGACGAGGTGTATGAGACCTTCGTGCGCACGCTCGCCGTCTATGAGCGTGCCCTGGATACAATCTGTGCGGGAAAGCAGAAGCGCCGGGCGCAGAAGATCCTGATCCAGAGCCCCTATGTCGCCTCGGTCTCGGCGCTGTGGCTGCGCAAGATGACGGACCGGCAGGCCGACACGCCGCTCTCCATCCGGTCGGCGGGATGGCGCGAGATTGTCTCCGCCATCGAGAGCCGGGATGAGTGCATGGCGCTGATCGACGGCGATGTTCGCCCCAAAAACAGCGAATATATCGCGATCGGCAATGTGGAGACGGTGTTCGTCATTCCCGAGACCAGCAGCTACTTCAATGCCGATCTCGACGAGATGCCGTGGGAGGACGTTCCGGCGGACACGCTCGTCTATTCCGATATCTGCCCGTCGGCGCTGGAACGCACTTACAGGACGCTGAGGCGGGCGCAGAACTGCTCGAACGCCTTCATCGAGGTGAACTGCGCGAGCATCCTGAAGAATTTCTGCCAGAAGACGGGCCTGCCGGCCATCGGCCCGAGGAACCTCGTCGATTTCTTCGGCGACGGGTTGCGCGTGCGCAGTGTGCCTTTCGCCTATTCCAAGCCGTTCGTCCCGGTCGGCCTGTCCGTGCCGCATGGCAACCAGATGCGCACCAAGGTTGCGGGCCGGAATATCGAGAATGTCTTCGAAAACCACTTCTATGTGTGA